In one window of Bos taurus isolate L1 Dominette 01449 registration number 42190680 breed Hereford chromosome 4, ARS-UCD2.0, whole genome shotgun sequence DNA:
- the IRF5 gene encoding interferon regulatory factor 5 isoform X1, which produces MCTDCPLLSLPDACAMNQPAPAALLPPRRVRLKPWLVAQVNSCQYPGLQWVNGEKKLFYIPWRHATRHGPSHDGDNTIFKAWAKETGKYTEGVDEADPAKWKANLRCALNKSRDFRLIYDGPRDMPPQPYKVYEVCSNGPAPAESQPSEDNAEEEEEEELQKMLPGLSITEAVQPGPAMAPYSLPKEDVKWPPTLQPPVVLAPPAPGPNLLVPAPGNAADFGEVFSEVLPSSQPQPGSLSTSLAPTGEQLLPDLLISPHMLPLTDLEIKFQYRGRPPRALTISNPQGCRLFYSQLEATQEQVELFGPVSLEQVRFPSPEDIPSEKQRFYTNQLLDVLDRGLILQLQGQDLYAIRLCQCKVFWSGPCASAQGSHPNPIQREVKTKLFSLEDFLNELILFQKGQTNTPPPFEIFFCFGEEWPDCKPREKKLITVQVVPVAARMLLEMFSGELSWSADSIRLQISNPDLKDRMVEQFKELHHIWLSQQHLQPVAQTPAMPGLSAAQGPWPMHPVGMQ; this is translated from the exons ATGTGTACTGACTGCCCCCTGCTCTCTCTGCCAGACGCCTGTGCCATGAACCAGCCGGCCCCCGCCGCCCTGCTTCCGCCCCGGCGCGTGCGGCTGAAGCCCTGGCTGGTGGCCCAGGTCAACAGCTGCCAGTACCCAGGGCTTCAGTGGGTCAACGGGGAAAAGAAATTGTTTTACATCCCCTGGCGCCATGCCACGCGGCACGGCCCTAGCCATGATGGAGATAACACCATCTTCAAG GCCTGGGCCAAGGAGACGGGGAAGTACACCGAGGGGGTGGACGAGGCCGATCCGGCCAAGTGGAAGGCCAACCTGCGCTGTGCCCTGAACAAGAGCCGTGACTTCCGCCTCATCTATGATGGGCCCCGGGACATGCCACCTCAGCCCTACAAGGTCTACGAGGTCTGCTCCAATGGCCCGGCTCCCGCAG AGTCACAGCCCAGTGAGGATAACgctgaggaagaagaagaggaagag CTCCAGAAGATGTTACCAGGCCTGAGCATCACag AAGCAGTGCAGCCCGGCCCTGCCATGGCACCCTATTCTTTACCCAAAGAGGATGTCAAGTGGCCACCCACTCTCCAGCCACCTGTGGTGTTGGCCCCCCCTGCTCCAGGCCCCAACCTGCTGGTCCCTGCTCCTGGCAATGCCGCTGACTTTGGGGAGGTGTTTTCTGAGGTTCTGCCGAGCTCGCAACCGCAGCCTGGGTCCCTGTCTACCAGCCTGGCCCCCACAGGCGAACAACTCCTGCCCGACCTGTTGATCAGCCCCCACATGCTGCCTC TGACCGACCTGGAGATCAAGTTCCAGTACCGGGGACGGCCACCCCGGGCTCTCACCATCAGCAACCCTCAAGGCTGCCGGCTCTTCTACAGCCAACTGGAAGCCACCCAGGAGCAGGTGGAGCTCTTTGGCCCGGTGAGCCTGGAGCAAGTGCGCTTCCCCAGCCCCGAGGACATCCCCAGCGAGAAGCAACGCTTTTATACCAACCAGCTGCTGGACGTCCTGGACCGTGGGCTCATCCTTCAGCTACAAGGCCAGGATCTGTATGCCATCCGCCTGTGCCAGTGCAAGGTGTTCTGGAGCGGGCCCTGCGCCTCAGCCCAGGGCTCACACCCCAACCCCATCCAGCGGGAGGTCAAGACCAAGCTCTTCAGCCTGGAGGACTTCCTCAATG AGCTCATCCTATTCCAGAAGGGCCAGACCAACACCCCACCTCCATTCGAGATCTTCTTCTGCTTTGGGGAGGAGTGGCCTGACTGCAAACCCCGGGAGAAGAAGCTCATCACTGTACAG GTGGTACCCGTAGCAGCCCGGATGTTGCTGGAGATGTTCTCGGGGGAGCTTTCTTGGTCAGCTGATAGCATCCGGCTACAGATCTCAAACCCAGACCTCAAAGACCGCATGGTGGAACAGTTCAAGGAGCTCCATCACATCTGGCTGTCCCAGCAGCATCTGCAGCCTGTAGCCCAAACCCCTGCCATGCCAGGCCTCAGTGCTGCACAGGGACCCTGGCCCATGCACCCAGTTGGCATGCAGTAA
- the IRF5 gene encoding interferon regulatory factor 5 isoform X2 has product MNQPAPAALLPPRRVRLKPWLVAQVNSCQYPGLQWVNGEKKLFYIPWRHATRHGPSHDGDNTIFKAWAKETGKYTEGVDEADPAKWKANLRCALNKSRDFRLIYDGPRDMPPQPYKVYEVCSNGPAPAESQPSEDNAEEEEEEELQKMLPGLSITEAVQPGPAMAPYSLPKEDVKWPPTLQPPVVLAPPAPGPNLLVPAPGNAADFGEVFSEVLPSSQPQPGSLSTSLAPTGEQLLPDLLISPHMLPLTDLEIKFQYRGRPPRALTISNPQGCRLFYSQLEATQEQVELFGPVSLEQVRFPSPEDIPSEKQRFYTNQLLDVLDRGLILQLQGQDLYAIRLCQCKVFWSGPCASAQGSHPNPIQREVKTKLFSLEDFLNELILFQKGQTNTPPPFEIFFCFGEEWPDCKPREKKLITVQVVPVAARMLLEMFSGELSWSADSIRLQISNPDLKDRMVEQFKELHHIWLSQQHLQPVAQTPAMPGLSAAQGPWPMHPVGMQ; this is encoded by the exons ATGAACCAGCCGGCCCCCGCCGCCCTGCTTCCGCCCCGGCGCGTGCGGCTGAAGCCCTGGCTGGTGGCCCAGGTCAACAGCTGCCAGTACCCAGGGCTTCAGTGGGTCAACGGGGAAAAGAAATTGTTTTACATCCCCTGGCGCCATGCCACGCGGCACGGCCCTAGCCATGATGGAGATAACACCATCTTCAAG GCCTGGGCCAAGGAGACGGGGAAGTACACCGAGGGGGTGGACGAGGCCGATCCGGCCAAGTGGAAGGCCAACCTGCGCTGTGCCCTGAACAAGAGCCGTGACTTCCGCCTCATCTATGATGGGCCCCGGGACATGCCACCTCAGCCCTACAAGGTCTACGAGGTCTGCTCCAATGGCCCGGCTCCCGCAG AGTCACAGCCCAGTGAGGATAACgctgaggaagaagaagaggaagag CTCCAGAAGATGTTACCAGGCCTGAGCATCACag AAGCAGTGCAGCCCGGCCCTGCCATGGCACCCTATTCTTTACCCAAAGAGGATGTCAAGTGGCCACCCACTCTCCAGCCACCTGTGGTGTTGGCCCCCCCTGCTCCAGGCCCCAACCTGCTGGTCCCTGCTCCTGGCAATGCCGCTGACTTTGGGGAGGTGTTTTCTGAGGTTCTGCCGAGCTCGCAACCGCAGCCTGGGTCCCTGTCTACCAGCCTGGCCCCCACAGGCGAACAACTCCTGCCCGACCTGTTGATCAGCCCCCACATGCTGCCTC TGACCGACCTGGAGATCAAGTTCCAGTACCGGGGACGGCCACCCCGGGCTCTCACCATCAGCAACCCTCAAGGCTGCCGGCTCTTCTACAGCCAACTGGAAGCCACCCAGGAGCAGGTGGAGCTCTTTGGCCCGGTGAGCCTGGAGCAAGTGCGCTTCCCCAGCCCCGAGGACATCCCCAGCGAGAAGCAACGCTTTTATACCAACCAGCTGCTGGACGTCCTGGACCGTGGGCTCATCCTTCAGCTACAAGGCCAGGATCTGTATGCCATCCGCCTGTGCCAGTGCAAGGTGTTCTGGAGCGGGCCCTGCGCCTCAGCCCAGGGCTCACACCCCAACCCCATCCAGCGGGAGGTCAAGACCAAGCTCTTCAGCCTGGAGGACTTCCTCAATG AGCTCATCCTATTCCAGAAGGGCCAGACCAACACCCCACCTCCATTCGAGATCTTCTTCTGCTTTGGGGAGGAGTGGCCTGACTGCAAACCCCGGGAGAAGAAGCTCATCACTGTACAG GTGGTACCCGTAGCAGCCCGGATGTTGCTGGAGATGTTCTCGGGGGAGCTTTCTTGGTCAGCTGATAGCATCCGGCTACAGATCTCAAACCCAGACCTCAAAGACCGCATGGTGGAACAGTTCAAGGAGCTCCATCACATCTGGCTGTCCCAGCAGCATCTGCAGCCTGTAGCCCAAACCCCTGCCATGCCAGGCCTCAGTGCTGCACAGGGACCCTGGCCCATGCACCCAGTTGGCATGCAGTAA
- the IRF5 gene encoding interferon regulatory factor 5 (The RefSeq protein has 3 substitutions compared to this genomic sequence), producing the protein MNQPAPAALLPPRRVRLKPWLVAQVNSCQYPGLQWVNGEKKLFYIPWRHATRHGPSHDGDNTIFKAWAKETGKYTEGVDEADPAKWKANLRCALNKSRDFRLIYDGPRDMPPQPYKVYEVCSNGPAPAESQPSEDNAEEEEEEELQKMLPGLSITEAVQPGPAMAPYSLPKEDVKWPPTLQPPVVLAPPAPGPNLLVPAPGNAADFGEVFSEVLPSSQPQPGSLSTSLAPTGEQLLPDLLISPHMLPLTDLEIKFQYRGRPPRALTISNPQSCRLLYSQLEATQEQVELFGPVSLEQVRFPSPEDIPSEKQRFYTNQLLDVLDRGLILQIQGQDLYAIRLCQCKVFWSGPCASAQGSHPNPIQREVKTKLFSLEDFLNELILFQKGQTNTPPPFEIFFCFGEEWPDCKPREKKLITVQVVPVAARMLLEMFSGELSWSADSIRLQISNPDLKDRMVEQFKELHHIWLSQQHLQPVAQTPAMPGLSAAQGPWPMHPVGMQ; encoded by the exons ATGAACCAGCCGGCCCCCGCCGCCCTGCTTCCGCCCCGGCGCGTGCGGCTGAAGCCCTGGCTGGTGGCCCAGGTCAACAGCTGCCAGTACCCAGGGCTTCAGTGGGTCAACGGGGAAAAGAAATTGTTTTACATCCCCTGGCGCCATGCCACGCGGCACGGCCCTAGCCATGATGGAGATAACACCATCTTCAAG GCCTGGGCCAAGGAGACGGGGAAGTACACCGAGGGGGTGGACGAGGCCGATCCGGCCAAGTGGAAGGCCAACCTGCGCTGTGCCCTGAACAAGAGCCGTGACTTCCGCCTCATCTATGATGGGCCCCGGGACATGCCACCTCAGCCCTACAAGGTCTACGAGGTCTGCTCCAATGGCCCGGCTCCCGCAG AGTCACAGCCCAGTGAGGATAACgctgaggaagaagaagaggaagag CTCCAGAAGATGTTACCAGGCCTGAGCATCACag AAGCAGTGCAGCCCGGCCCTGCCATGGCACCCTATTCTTTACCCAAAGAGGATGTCAAGTGGCCACCCACTCTCCAGCCACCTGTGGTGTTGGCCCCCCCTGCTCCAGGCCCCAACCTGCTGGTCCCTGCTCCTGGCAATGCCGCTGACTTTGGGGAGGTGTTTTCTGAGGTTCTGCCGAGCTCGCAACCGCAGCCTGGGTCCCTGTCTACCAGCCTGGCCCCCACAGGCGAACAACTCCTGCCCGACCTGTTGATCAGCCCCCACATGCTGCCTC TGACCGACCTGGAGATCAAGTTCCAGTACCGGGGACGGCCACCCCGGGCTCTCACCATCAGCAACCCTCAAGGCTGCCGGCTCTTCTACAGCCAACTGGAAGCCACCCAGGAGCAGGTGGAGCTCTTTGGCCCGGTGAGCCTGGAGCAAGTGCGCTTCCCCAGCCCCGAGGACATCCCCAGCGAGAAGCAACGCTTTTATACCAACCAGCTGCTGGACGTCCTGGACCGTGGGCTCATCCTTCAGCTACAAGGCCAGGATCTGTATGCCATCCGCCTGTGCCAGTGCAAGGTGTTCTGGAGCGGGCCCTGCGCCTCAGCCCAGGGCTCACACCCCAACCCCATCCAGCGGGAGGTCAAGACCAAGCTCTTCAGCCTGGAGGACTTCCTCAATG AGCTCATCCTATTCCAGAAGGGCCAGACCAACACCCCACCTCCATTCGAGATCTTCTTCTGCTTTGGGGAGGAGTGGCCTGACTGCAAACCCCGGGAGAAGAAGCTCATCACTGTACAG GTGGTACCCGTAGCAGCCCGGATGTTGCTGGAGATGTTCTCGGGGGAGCTTTCTTGGTCAGCTGATAGCATCCGGCTACAGATCTCAAACCCAGACCTCAAAGACCGCATGGTGGAACAGTTCAAGGAGCTCCATCACATCTGGCTGTCCCAGCAGCATCTGCAGCCTGTAGCCCAAACCCCTGCCATGCCAGGCCTCAGTGCTGCACAGGGACCCTGGCCCATGCACCCAGTTGGCATGCAGTAA